In Candidatus Dadabacteria bacterium, a genomic segment contains:
- a CDS encoding UDP-N-acetylmuramoyl-tripeptide--D-alanyl-D-alanine ligase, which produces MRFSLDFLLNSTGGSLVGGKMPVGASGVSIDSRNIEKNQLFVAIEGPNFDGHDYVAEAFEKGSAGAIVEKYLQIQNSKRNCGAIIKVESTQKALLEMSRHWRNSFPDLKVVAITGSNGKTTTKNMTHSILSVSGSVLSTHGNLNNQIGLPLNLLKLEKSHDFCVLEMGMNSFGEIRTLADIASPDVGTITTVGKAHLEGMKNLEGVAKAKGELVENFGEENTFCVNIDDPWVEKIAARVRCRKITYGVASPEAFIRADDISHEEMESIEFTIHIGKQSARARIRGIGAHNVSNALSASALAHSLGCGMSEILAGLEKYVPSAMRLEVIRTPFGFRVINDSYNANPDSMRAALDELVAHRRGKAKAVAVLGDMLELGENSEKEHQMIGEHISKLGLHMVIAMGEFSRLLVSSVRGQTACHVAESPQEAAALLLDTCREDDLVLVKGSRGMKMETVIQMLYEK; this is translated from the coding sequence TTGAGATTCAGCCTTGACTTTCTGTTAAATTCCACGGGAGGGAGCCTCGTCGGCGGCAAGATGCCGGTTGGAGCTTCGGGGGTCTCCATCGATTCCAGAAATATAGAGAAAAACCAGCTCTTCGTCGCCATAGAGGGGCCCAACTTTGACGGGCACGATTACGTCGCCGAGGCTTTTGAAAAAGGCTCTGCGGGGGCGATAGTGGAAAAATACCTGCAAATACAGAACTCAAAACGCAACTGCGGCGCGATAATAAAAGTCGAATCCACGCAAAAAGCCCTCCTTGAGATGTCAAGACACTGGAGAAATTCGTTTCCCGACCTAAAAGTCGTCGCCATTACGGGTTCGAACGGAAAAACTACAACCAAGAACATGACCCACAGCATACTGTCCGTATCAGGCAGCGTGCTCAGCACCCACGGCAACCTAAACAATCAGATAGGTCTTCCGCTCAACCTTCTGAAACTGGAGAAAAGCCACGATTTCTGCGTGCTCGAGATGGGGATGAACTCTTTCGGAGAAATAAGAACCCTCGCGGATATCGCCTCGCCCGATGTGGGGACGATCACCACTGTAGGAAAAGCTCACCTAGAGGGAATGAAAAACCTGGAAGGAGTCGCAAAGGCTAAAGGAGAATTGGTTGAAAACTTCGGAGAGGAAAACACTTTCTGCGTAAACATTGACGATCCTTGGGTGGAGAAGATAGCGGCCCGCGTGCGCTGCCGGAAGATCACATACGGGGTTGCCTCTCCGGAGGCTTTCATAAGGGCAGACGACATCAGCCACGAGGAAATGGAGTCCATCGAATTCACGATACACATAGGCAAGCAGTCCGCCAGAGCGAGAATAAGGGGAATAGGAGCTCACAATGTTTCAAATGCCCTTTCCGCCTCCGCTCTTGCGCATTCTCTCGGATGCGGAATGAGCGAGATACTGGCAGGTCTTGAGAAATACGTTCCCTCCGCCATGCGCCTTGAGGTTATCCGTACCCCTTTCGGCTTCAGAGTCATAAACGACTCATATAACGCAAATCCCGACTCGATGCGCGCGGCGCTTGATGAACTCGTCGCCCACCGGCGCGGCAAGGCGAAGGCGGTAGCGGTTCTTGGGGACATGCTTGAGCTGGGAGAAAACAGCGAAAAAGAACACCAGATGATCGGGGAACATATCTCGAAGCTCGGTCTTCATATGGTAATAGCCATGGGAGAATTCTCCCGGTTGCTCGTATCGTCCGTACGAGGGCAGACGGCATGTCACGTGGCGGAGAGCCCGCAGGAGGCAGCGGCCCTGCTTCTTGACACGTGCCGAGAGGACGACTTGGTGCTTGTGAAGGGGTCCCGGGGAATGAAGATGGAAACGGTAATACAGATGCTTTACGAAAAATAA
- a CDS encoding UDP-N-acetylmuramoyl-L-alanyl-D-glutamate--2,6-diaminopimelate ligase, protein MRLADVLRNAGIEAITGSKNPGDTEITGITLNSQNVEPGSLFIAIRGKVTDGHNYVASAVEKGAVALLLEEISAEIPDLGVPFAKTSDSRAAASIVASNFHGHPSLAMKVVGVTGTNGKTTVSHMIEAGWKADGVNTGLLGTIENRYMGKTEPASLTTPDPIAFMSMLREMKDAGVTNVTVEVSSHALDLKRVDGCHFDAAIFTNLTQDHLDYHKTLEDYFRAKERLFSEILEKSAKKEVFSIINADDPFANRISASKKGLKITFSTEKKDSVVFAENFTLDSGGIKATLATPWGKVELDSKLMGKHNLYNMMAAAGTLLSLGSSPATTGRALSELRRIPGRLEKIESSLGIDVFVDYAHTPDALENVLACLKPFCAQRLITVVGCGGDRDRGKRPLMAAVGRRYSDMLIVTSDNPRTEDPERIIEDMTEGVEPQDPGVVVITEREEAIKNAVDKAVPGDTVLIAGKGHENYQIIGTEKIHFDDREIAEKYLEARERRGL, encoded by the coding sequence ATGAGATTAGCGGATGTTCTGAGAAACGCAGGAATCGAAGCTATAACTGGATCCAAGAATCCGGGAGATACGGAAATTACGGGAATAACTCTCAACTCGCAGAATGTGGAACCGGGGTCTCTTTTTATTGCCATCAGGGGCAAAGTCACCGACGGGCACAATTACGTCGCCTCCGCGGTAGAAAAGGGAGCGGTGGCACTTCTGCTTGAGGAGATTTCAGCGGAAATTCCGGACCTCGGAGTTCCCTTTGCGAAAACGAGCGACTCTAGGGCTGCGGCATCCATTGTCGCCTCCAATTTCCATGGTCACCCTTCCCTTGCAATGAAGGTCGTTGGGGTGACGGGGACAAACGGAAAAACCACTGTGTCTCACATGATAGAAGCCGGCTGGAAAGCCGATGGGGTAAACACGGGTCTCTTGGGAACAATAGAAAACAGATACATGGGTAAGACCGAACCTGCATCCCTTACAACACCTGATCCCATAGCTTTTATGAGCATGCTGCGTGAAATGAAAGACGCAGGAGTGACAAACGTCACGGTCGAAGTGTCCTCGCACGCCCTTGATCTAAAAAGGGTTGACGGATGTCACTTCGACGCGGCGATATTCACGAATCTCACCCAGGATCACCTAGACTACCACAAGACGCTTGAAGATTACTTCAGGGCGAAAGAAAGGCTTTTCTCGGAAATTCTCGAAAAAAGCGCAAAAAAAGAGGTGTTTTCGATAATAAACGCGGATGATCCTTTCGCAAACAGGATATCCGCCTCGAAAAAAGGTCTGAAAATAACGTTTTCCACGGAAAAAAAAGACTCAGTCGTATTCGCGGAGAATTTCACACTTGATTCTGGAGGTATAAAGGCCACGCTGGCCACCCCGTGGGGCAAGGTGGAACTTGATTCAAAACTCATGGGGAAACACAACCTCTATAACATGATGGCGGCAGCCGGAACGCTCCTCTCTCTCGGTTCGTCCCCAGCGACAACCGGGAGAGCGCTGAGTGAACTCAGGCGCATCCCTGGAAGGCTCGAGAAAATTGAGAGCAGCCTGGGAATAGATGTTTTTGTGGACTACGCCCATACCCCTGACGCGCTTGAGAACGTGCTTGCGTGTCTGAAACCTTTCTGTGCTCAGAGACTCATCACTGTCGTGGGTTGCGGAGGGGACAGAGACAGGGGAAAACGCCCCCTTATGGCTGCTGTGGGACGCAGGTATTCGGACATGCTGATAGTGACTTCGGATAACCCCAGAACGGAGGATCCGGAGAGGATAATAGAAGATATGACCGAGGGGGTAGAACCCCAAGATCCGGGGGTAGTGGTAATAACCGAAAGGGAGGAAGCCATAAAGAACGCCGTGGATAAAGCCGTACCTGGAGACACGGTCCTTATAGCGGGAAAAGGTCATGAGAACTACCAGATAATCGGCACTGAGAAAATTCATTTTGACGACAGGGAGATCGCAGAAAAATACCTTGAAGCCAGGGAAAGGAGAGGACTTTGA